From the Methanobacterium sp. CWC-01 genome, the window TATACCAACATCCACTCCGTAATCGTCCTCCAGTTTTATGCCCTTAAGAAAGGACCTTTTAGCCGCAAACTGGCCGCTGAGCGGTTGTTCAAATTTGATCTCTGGAAAGAAAAAATTTAAGAGAGGTTTGGCCGTAAGTTCTGTAACTCGCCCTGCTTCCCTTTTAAATTTGGTCTTGGTGACATCTGCTTCGTCCCTAAGGATGGGTTTGATGATTTTATCCACTTTATCTGCAGTTAAATTTTGGATATCTGCGTCTAGAAATACAGCTATATCTCCATTTGAATTATTAAAACCAGTTTTTATTGCTGCTCCCTTCCCACGATTTTTTATGTGACTGATGACTATGGCTCCAGCTGACTTGGCAACATCCCCGGTGTTATCGGTGGAACCATCATCAACCACGATGATTTCATAGATATATTTCAGGGATTTAACCACTTTAACCACTTCACCGACGGTGTTCTCTTCGTTAAATGCGGGAATAATTACTGAAACAGTCATTTCTCGTCTTTCAGTTCTATTTTTAACTGACGAAAGAATTAAGACAAAAATTAGAATGATCCAAGACACTAAGTCACACCTCTTTAGTTCACTTACGTCATCTTCTTATATATAAATTGGTAACTGGCAGTATTAAATAAGGAAGGTTCCACAAAACTTTATTACCAGTTTAACATAAAGTTTTAGTGAATAACAGCCGGACAGCATCTGAAAAATCACTTTAAAACCTAGTTATGAATTGAGGTTACCAAATGGAACCTAAAGTAATGATACTGCTGGGAAGTGCATCCGATATAAATATTGCCGAGAAGGCTCTGGACGCTCTGGAGAAATTGGAGATACCCTACGATATCCGAGTAGCCTCCGCCCACCGGACCCATCAAAAAGTGAAACATATAGTTTCTAAAGCGACTGAAAAAGGAATAGAAGTTTTTATGGGCATAGCTGGGCTTTCAGCCCATTTACCGGGTATAATAGCGGCCAATACTTATAAGCCAGTTATTGGTGTCCCGGTTGATGTTAAACTGGGGGGATTGGATGCCCTCTTCGCAACGGTACAGATGCCCCTTGGTGCACCCGTAGCCACGGTGGGGGTGGATCGTGGTGAAAATGCAGCCATTTTAGCGGCTCAAATTATTGGTATTCACGATTTCAATGTCAGAGAAAGGCTTTCTTCCATGAGAAAAGATTTTTTTACCAAGGTAAAGGAAGATGAGGATAAACTTCTGGATAGTTTGCGGGGTAAATATTACTCCCCCCCTTCCTGGAAGAGTGAAATGAAGGATAATCCAGATGAAACTTCTACTTCTCCAAATTTAAATCCCCCTAAAGTGGCGGTGGTGTCAGGAAGCTATTCGGACATGAAGGTAGCTAAAAAGACTACCATGTTCTTGGACAAGCTCAATATCAGTCATGAATCAGCGGTAGTGTCTCCTATCCGATCTCCTGATAAGTTTGAAAAATTTCTGGATATAAATAGAGATGCAGAGGTTTTTATTGCCATCTCGGGACTTTCTGCTCATGTTACTGGTGCAGTCGTAGCGCACACTGAAAAACCGGTTCTGGGAGTGCCCTGTTCCATGCGCTTGGATGGTTTGGATGCCCTGTTGTCCATGGTTAACATGCCTCCCGGGGTCCCGGTGGCTACCACCGGAATAGATGCCGGTGGGAATGCAGCTATCTTGGCGGCGGAAATGCTGGCCCTTGGTGATAACCTCATAAAAGAGGAATTACTTAACTTTAAGGGCCATATAAATTGTAAATGGTGAAATCCTGTCATTACTGGCTATAACTTATTATGAGTGAATAAATGAAAATTAATGATGAAGATCCTGAAGATGGTTTAAGCTGCTCCACTGGGGAATGTGCCTGTCCTGTCAATTACATCTGGGGAGCAATAGTCGTTATACTGCTTGTATTTACATTGTATCCAGGATATGATTAAGATATGAATAGTTGGGATTTGGGGTGATTTTATGCGAGAATTTTTAAAAACTCTTGAGGATGATTCAAGAGTATTGGAAATAGAAGAGAAAGTTTCAACCTATCTGCAAATCTGTGAAATCATGCGGAAATATCCAAAAGACACGCTAATTTTCCAGAATATCAGAGAAACCGAAATGAAGATTGTTTCCGGCATTTGTAATACCCGTGAAAAAATATCCCAAGCCATGGGAGTTGAAGTCTCTGGCATTACCCAGAGAATAGTTGAGGCCACAGAAAACCCAGTACCAATTGATAAATATCAGGATGCTAAGAAATTCTTTGATATATCCAAAAAACCGGACATGACTGAATTACCTGTCCCCACCTATTATAAAAAGGATGGTGGGCCCTATATCACCGCAGGGGTTATTATAGCTAAGGATCCGGATACCGGGGTGAGAAATGCTTCCATTCACCGCATGTTGGTACTGGGTGCAGATAAGCTCACCGCTCGCATAGTGCCCCGGCACCTGTACACCTATCATCAGAGGGCAGAACGCAATGGTGAACCACTGGAGATCGCAATAGCCATTGGAATGGATCCGGCTACACTATTAGCAACTACAACATCTGTCTCCATAGCCACCGATGAACTGGAAGTGGCTAATAACTTTCAAAATGGGGAGATGGGTCTGATTAACTGTGAAACAGTGGATTTAGAGGTGCCGGAATGTGAGATTCTCATGGAAGGTAAGATTCTTCCCTATGAACGTGCTGAGGAGGGACCTTTCGTGGATTTAACCGATACCTACGACGTGGTAAGGCAAGAACCAGTTATAGAACTGGACAGAGTCCATTATCGTGATAATTCTCTGTATCATGCTATAATGCCGGCCGGCAACGAGCATAAACTTCTGCAGGGCCTGCCCCAGGAGCCACGCATTTTCCAAGCGGTCCAAAACACGGTACCAACCGTTAAGCATGTGGTTTTAACAGGGGGTGGCTGTTGCTGGCTTCATGCGGCTGTTTCAATCCAGAAACAAACTCAGGGGGATGGTAAAAATGTGATCATGGCGGCCTTGGCTGCTCATCCATCCCTAAAACATTGTGTGGTTGTAGATGAAGATGTCAACGTATTCGACCCTGAGGATCTGGAGTACGCCATAGCTACGAGAGTTAAGGGCGATGAAGACATTATAATAGTCCCCTTGGCTCGAGGATCGTCTCTGGATCCTTGTGCTGCACCTGATGGAACGACCACCAAGGTGGGAGTAGACGCAACCAAACCTTTAGATAAAAAAGAGAAGTTTGAGCGGGTCAGTCAGACCTTATAGTTAGAATTCCGTTTTCAATCTACAATATCTATGGGGGCTCCACAGTGAGGACATTTATTCTTTTTTAATCCTTTATCCACTACTTTAAACCCGTCTCGTTGTATAAGAAGTTCTTCACATTCATAACAGCGGGTATTTTCTCCATCATGCCCTGGAACGTTACCAATGTAAACGTAGCGCATCCCTGCTTCACGGGCCATATCTCGGGCCTTTTCTAAGGTTTTAATGGGGGTGGGTTGGACCTGATTAAGCTGATAATCGGGATGAAAACGGCTGAAGTGCAGAGGCACTTCTACCCCTACTTCTTCCGCCATGAATTTAACCAGAACCTTAAGATCATCCTCGGAGTCATTGTATCCTGGTATTATTAGATTGGTCACTTCTAAATGAATCCCATTTTCATACATGGTTTGGATGTTATCCAGGACGGGCTGAAGCCGGGCATCACATAATTCCTTATAGAAACGCTCCGACATCCCCTTTAAATCCACATTGGCCGCGTCCAAGAAGGGAGTGATGAGTTCCAGGGCTTCCTGACTCATGTAACCATTGGTTACATAAACCGTCTTAATATCCGCCTTCTGGGCTAAAATAGCCGAATCGTAGGTATATTCAAACCACATGGTGGGCTCGTTGTAGGTCCAGGAAATAGAAAAACAGTTGTATTCCTTGGTAAGTTTGATGGCCTCTTCAGGTGGAAGTTCTCGGGTGGGAATGTCTTCTAATTCTGCCTGGGATATGCTCCAGTTCTGGCAGTACCGGCAACGGAAGTTACATCCCAGAGTCCCCAGGGAAAAAGAACTGGTACCGGGATAAAAGTGAAATAAGGGCTTTTTTTCGATGGGATCTACAGCTATGGAGGAGGCCGCTGCATAGTTTAAACTATAAAGAGTATCTTCTATGTTCTCACGCATGTTACAGAAGCCTCTTTTTCCCCTGGAAATAAGACAACGTCGGTTACACACGTGACAGTTCAACATGGGCCCTACTTTTTCATAGAGCATGGCCTCTTTCTTCATGATCCTCCCTGATTTTAGGATTTATGTAGATGCTCGTAACCCCTTGGTACCAGTATATTTGTCTTTCCATCCTTATCTATCATCTCGATCCGTCCGGAACTGGTAACTTCCCCAATGGCATGCACCTCAATTTCTCCCTGCAGGGAGCTAAAATCCTGGGGATTAATAGTGAAAAGCAATTCAAAGTCTTCTCCATAGTAAAGAACCATTTCTTGGCTGTTTTTCCCACTTATCCGGGCAACTACATCTAAAATAGGCCTTGTGGGGATTTTATCCTCATAGAAACGGATTCCTATTTTCTGGTCACTTGCTGCAATAATTTCTCCCATTTCACTTACCAGTCCATCGGTTATATCAGTGCAGGATGTGGCTTTATTTTCAGATAACTTCATACTCTCCTCTACTCGGGCTATAGGTTGTAAAGCCTTTTTTAATATTTTATCTTTTTCCTTTAGATTAAGTGCATCCATAACTAATTCATCACTTAATAGAACTTCAAAACCGGCTGCGGCAGAACCTAAAGTCCCGGTAACAGCTACTAAATCCCCCTCTCGCGCTCCAGATTTCATTAAAAGTTTTTCCCGATCAACCATTCCCAGTGCCGTTCCACATAGGGTTATTTCATCAGTCTGGTTGGTATCTCCTCCCAGAAGGGCGATATCGTAGTTTTCACATGTTTTCAATATCCCTTCAACTAGTAAATCAAAATCTTCCAGAGGAAGATCTGGAGGGAGCCCCATGGACATGATAATTCCCAGGGGACGGGCACCCATTGCGGCTAAATCACTTAAATTAACCACCACAGATTTCATCCCCATTTCCAGGGGAGACATCTCTGGGGGAAAGTGAGAGGGCTGGAAGAGCAGATCAGAAGTTATTACCAGATACTGGTCTCCCATGGATAGGATAGCAGCATCATCCTCAAGACTTTTCAGTGAATTATTGTTGAAAAAGTTTTTAAAAAAAGGGGAATGGGGAATGGACTTCTGGCTCTGAGATAGGAGCCGTTTAATCAGTCTTTTTTCGCCAATATCCGAAATTTTAAGTTTATTAGAGGGCATTATCTACCCGATCTTTAATTATATCAGCTATACGACTGTCTGCACCCAGGGGCTTGGTGTAGATAATCTCTCCATGGAAATGCACGTGCTCCTCTTCTCCATCATGGTCATGGTCATGATGGTGGTTGTGTTCCAGGTTTTCGTTGCCATTGTCCAGTCCCAGAATTCGAGGAATGTCCTGGGTGGTATGAACACCATCAGCCAGGAAGACTGGAGTAACCACAATCTTTTTCACGCCCATATCAGCCAGTTTATTGATGGAGGTGGGTATGGATGGTTTGGACATGTTCATAAACCCAATTTCCACAGGATATTCCGTATTCTTTTTATATATCTCTGCTAATTGACTTAAAACGTCTTTACCATATGGTAATCGACTTCCGTGGCCTACCAGAATTACGCCCACATCATTTGAGTTTGAATTTGTAGCCATAAGATATCACTCCATCATCGCCTTCTTCTCTGATTTTTCTAAATACAACTTCTACCTCATCACCAATTTCTATGTTATCTCCATCGGAGTCCACAATTTGACTGGTTATTCTGGTTCCTTCCTCCAGCTCTATAATGGCCACCACATAGGGTGATATTAACTTGAAGTCATCGGTGGGGGTGTGTATAACTGAGTAGGTATGAATTCTACCTTTTCCACTTAATTTTATTTCTTCTAATTTACCTTTCCTTCTGCACTCGGGGCATATAACCCTAACTGGGAAATAGACCTTCCCGCAGTGGATACATTTTGACCCTATAAGATTGTAGCGCTGGGGAATATGACGCCAGCCTCGTACAATGTCCTTCATATTGAACCTCCTAGTAAAAATTTATGTAACTCTTTATTTGAAATTAAACTAAGTGAATAGTTCTTAGAATGGTTTTTTTATATCTCAAAAGAGAGGTAATACTAATCTAAAAGTGTTACCTCACCACTTTTATCCTACTTTTTCACCTATTAATCTATTTATGAATTTTTCACGAAAAGTTAATACCAATATTATGAGTGGTACCTTAAACTTAAATATTATTACTATAATAATAATTAGTAATACTTATAATTTCGTGGTGATGGTATGGATAATAGCGGATATGTAATGGCTGGAACATCTTTTTTACTAATATTGCCAGTTTTAGCGCTGGTTATGGTACTCGTTGATGTAAATTATGCTAACACAGAATCAAATTCCCTGTTCATAGAATCTGAAAACTGTTTACACGTCTTCCAGGACTTGGAGTCCAACATACCACACCTGGGCCGAATAGTATTAAAAGAAGAGGCTTTTGATGTCATTAACTCTAAAAAACCATTATCTGATAGTAAAAAATCAACAAAGGATAATTTACAGCTTAAAGTGGATCAGATTACTCAAAATTATAATAAATATGGATTACAAGTAAACTGCACTGTAGAATCAATTAAAGAATCTAATGACCCCTTTGAAGTGGAAGTAACATCCACTGTGGTAGTCCAGAAGGATAAAGTTTCGCATCAACGGATCCTCCGCCAGAAAATTTCTATTAATGACCCTAACGATCCGCTACCGGATCCCATGCCCATTGTTAAATGCTATGAATATGGTGGAGCCTCCATAAACGGCAGCAGAATTTATTATGGCCATAGCCTGGCGTCATATCTAGAACAAAGAGGTGAAAAGAATTGGGCGCTATATGAAAATGCTAGTTCTCCTTTATTCATTAAAAAATGTCCATATGATCCCTTTGTAGGCCATGGGGATCCGGTTACACTAGAAACTCTGAAAAACTGTCTAGACAACGGATTCTATCATGAGAGCAATGATGGTGCCTGCTATCTATGTAGGTTGGAAGGAAAGAGCACCTGCCTACACCAGGGACTTGAAATATTCATTATACCTCCTCCGACCTACAACCAATCTGATAGTGCGCCCTGTTCTGTGGATCACGTTATATTCGGAGAGAACGGCAGTGATATCTATCCGGGAGGAAGTATTCAATATCATCAGGAGGGGGCTCTCATTTTTCAACTATTTTTAGACGATTCGCACCGAAAAAAGTATGGATTACCCCGGATTTAACGTGATTATATGTTCGGGAATAATTTTCAGGACAAAGAGGCTGGACAAGTATTGTCCATGGATTTATTACTGGCACTAGTGGTATTTGCCGTCTTTTTAGGAGTTTCTGCAAATAACATGGACTTGATAAGTTCGAAAATGGATGAAACTTCTTATGTACATTCTTTACAGAGAATCGTAACTGAAAATGCAAATTTATTGTTGACCACACCAGGTTCTCCAGAGAATTGGGAAGAAGGTCATCAACCCCTTTCCATGGTAAAACCTGGATTAGCTCAAGCGGATTCTGCCACCGGGACATTTAACAATACTTTGAACATGAAAAAGATATTAAAACTGGCTGAAAATTATCACGAGCTTATGGATGGTAAATTACTACCATTTGGTTTAAACTCCACCATGATCGTATCCCCCCGGGATCGTTCCCTGGAAACCATCACTGTAAATAACCAGGAGCATCCGGAAGCAGCAAGGGATATTTTAACCATTAACCGTACCATCATGTGTGATTATATGATCGCCATTGTCTTAACTTCCATTGTATCCCACCAACCATCAGAAACTTCTCCTGATCGGTATCAGCCTTTAATCTGTCCTCACTGCAATCTCACGCACAATTATCAACATACTCGAGGATCAGCCTATAACAAGCCCGGATGGAAATGCAAGCCCTTTACTGTAACTCAAAACGATATCAACAATACAGATATCTATATTATGACAGATCCTCCTATGGTAATGGATCAGTCTGCCTGCTGGATAATAGATTCCACCCAAAACCTCACAGACAATCGTTATAAATTTACCTCGTCACCCTATAGGTTGAATGAAAGATTATCTCAAATATTGGCTGAGAAGGGTAATGCAACCATCTGGTTACATGTTTTTTCCTCTGGTAATTCTAATGAAGCCTTTGATGTTTATATTGGCCGTTTTTCTAAGAACACGCCTGCTGAAAAAATTAGAACCCAATATTTAACACCTCAACCTTGTAATTTTATTTTTAAAGTTTGGATTTAGGCTTTAAATAGGGTTTATTTCAGGTTATTATCTATGGGGTCAAAAACAAGGTGAATTAGAATGGATTTCAACTCAGGGGCCTAATTTTCCACTAATAACCACTATTTCCTCAAAAAAACATTTTTCCACGGCTATTACCGATGCTTGAAATCCTATCTGCTCTAATCTTTCCAGGGTCCTGTCCACATCAGACAGGGAAGACTGCACCAACTGAACCCGACCTCCTTCACGAATATGTCCACGTAAACCATCTAAAAACTTATCTATAATTTCTCTACCGTTAATGCCACCATCCCAAGCTGAGTTTAAATCATCATCCAGCATTTCATCCTCTTCAGTAGGTAGATAAGGAGTATTGAAGACGATTAGGTCAAATTTTTCTCCCTGGACAGGTTCAAAAAGATTTCCTTCGCGTAGCTCTACGTTGAAGGCACGATTGGCAATCAGATTCTTACTTGCACAATGTATTGCCCAGGGATTAATATCGGTGGCCACCACTCGGGCTACTTTCCTGGCGGCTGAAATTGCGATGATGCCCGTACCTGTTCCTATTTCTAGAACAACATCTTTTCGACTTAATTCAAGGGTATTGGCCAGTAATAAACTGTCTTCAGCAGGTTCATAGACTTGTGGATGGGTGTTAATAAACAATCCGTTATATTCCAACATAATTCTCACTAGTGCTTATCATTAATTATTAAATGTCTATCCATAACCATCAAGAGCCGCTGGAAGACAATTAAGAACTTTTGAGAGTCCTGAAAGATGTAAATTCATAACGACAGCTTCTTTGACTTCTTCTCGGCTGGCTCCGCTTTTCCGGGCTATTTGGGCGTGTAACTGGACACCTAGGGGATTGGAGTTGGCAGTCTGTATGGCAATGTTTATTAATTGCTTGGTCTTAGCATCTAATCCCTCCATTGACCTCTGGACCTCTACTAATTTATTGAAACTTTCGGCTAAATCAGGACATTCTTTCTGAAAAATTTCATAAGGATTTTTTTCCATTTTTCTCCCCAACCATTAAATCAAATATCTAATTAAACTCTTCTTTCAAACTTTTTTTAATCACTTTTTATTAATTTTTTCAATTCATGGGTGATTTGAATAATGTTTTCAGATTCCATCTGAAATGGCCTCTCATCCATCAATTCGGAATCTAATCGGGATAACATTTCTTTAGCAAATTTTTTATCCGGCGCCCACTCATGATACGAATCTAAGAGAGCTTTCTTAGCCTTCTTACGTTTATGCTGGAAAAGTGCCCTGGTAATATTTAACATAAATTCGTCCAGTTTAACATCTTTTTTAGGGGTTAACTTCACCACCGCTGATGATACTCGTGGTGGGGGTAGAAAAGCTCCTTTGGGAACTGTAAATAGTTTTTCTGCTTCGGCTTTTAAGTTAATCATCACTGAGAGCCGGGAGTATTTTGATTCTCCTGGTTTGGCTACCATCCGATCTGCAAACTCCAGCTGGTACATTAAAATTCCAAAATCAAAATCATACTCCAGAAGTCGAAAGGTAATTGGCGAAGAAATCTTGTAAGGAAGGTTAGACACTACTTTATTAAATGGTGGTAACTCCAGACGAGTTGCATCCCCCTCCAATACATCTACGTTAGTTATTCCTTTTTCTTCCAATCTTTCCCTGAGGATACTGGCTATTTGAGGGTCTTGTTCTATGGCCACTACCTTCCTGGCCATTTCTGAAAGGGGAATGGTGAGGGTACCTATTCCAGCGCCAATATCCAGAATGGTGTCATTGACAGAAGGTTCTGCTTTGCGAATAATTCTATCCAAAATAGAAGAACTCACCAGATAATGCTGGCTTTTTCGTTTATTCAGCCTAATCTGGTGTTTTTTAAGAATTTTTATTGTTTCCCGGGATAACATTTCCTTCAGGGCTGGGTTTTCCTTTTAGGGGGCCGTGTAAAAATAGTGTATTTTCTCTTACCCTTAGCTTCATGGGATTCCAGCTCCATTACGATTCGTTTGGAGATGAGCTTCACTGGGTCGGATATCATGGGAACCCTCTTTTTTATGTCATCAAAACTTTCGAAAGGACCTTCTTTCCTGGCTTGAAGGATGTCTGTCATATGTTTTTTACCAATACCTGGCAAAAGCTCGATTTGGTGTAATCGAAGAGATATAGGTCCGGATTCATTGAAGAAATAGACAAATTTGTCCTCCTTATCTCTTATAATCTCTTCTATAACGTAATTAAGTTCAATTTTAGCGGTGGAAGTTAATTTTTCGTAGGGGATCCTGCGGTTAACCCTGGATATTTCATCCCTCTTTCCGGCACCAATGTAAACCTTCTGAAGTATGGTGAGAGTCATGTTATCTTTGGGAGTTAACTCTAGAAGGGTGAATTCTTCGGTTCCTATGGCTTGTGCCACTGGTTTTCGTTTATAAGTGGTTGTACCCGCATCCACATATCCCAGAGGGAGAAAATCAAGTATAATCGCATAATCTTCCATATGACCATCTATCTCCAGGGAATATTAAATATTCAGTTTTATAACTGTTATTCCCGATATTTATTTATAATATCCAATATTTTGTCCAAGTCTTCCTTTTTGTGGGCGCCCCTTTCTTTAGAGAACATCAGCCTCATGTCTGCCATATCTTCTGGCATTATGTCCGCCATTTTAACGGCCTGATTGGTTTTTATAATCTCTTCTAATTCAGCAATCATTTTCTGGGCAGATTTCACCGAAATTTTGGAAAATTTGGTAACGTGATCCATTGCCAGATTCTGCTCGTAACTCAGTTCCTGGACCTTCGCCCGTTCTTCCAACAAATCTTTAGCTTGGCAAAAGGGTATGGGATCGGTTTTTAACACTTTTTTTCCAATCATCCCAATCACTCTTGGACTTTCAGGTGTTCAGGTCTGATAATCAGGCGTTTTGCTTTGTTCCCGTCGTTGATTTCCACGATATAAGCTCTACCTCGCTTATCGGATACTTTACCTGTTTTCCCATGGAAACGTGGGTGGGGTTGACCCTTATGTACACTAGGATCTATTATGATGTGAACCAGATCATCTTTACTGAAAGTCTGGATTTTTTTGGTAATGGGATTGGTTCTACCGGCTCTAATGCTCTTTTTGAGCTTGTGTCGTGTTTTACTTCTGAAACCTCTTGATCTTTGCATTTTAAAAAACCTCCATGATAAACTAGAATCCTAATGAAATTGGTTTTCATTAGCTAATGAAACTGAATTCTGACAAGTTCCAAACTGCTTCACAACCTGAATTTAATAATAGTACCCTAACTAACCATTAGAAGACATTCAGGCTGATCCAGCATTTATTACCCTATATCCGCCCTAAATAGGCCGGAATGGACCGGGCATCTTCTATTATCTACGTTGACTATTTATACATTTCAGGAGTTTATAATACTATCCTTCCACCCTTTTAAATGTTGACCTCCAACACATCCAACTGCACGCATCTGGCTGGAGTGCCCAGGAGTAATGACACACTGGGTTGGGTTCTACCCTCATCACCAGATATCAGTTCCTTTATATACAAACCGCCCTCACAGTCAATTTTCAATTCCAAGGTTTTTTCGCCGATTTTGGTGGCAGTTAACCCTTTGATTTGGCGTTTTCTAACCTTATCCGCTCGGCGGTGTGAGACCCTAATAGGGGTGCGTTGTTCTATCAATTTCAACTTAGTAAGGCGCTCCAGATCCGCAGCGTCAACTGTTGCAGCCAACTCTACAAGAGCCAGATAAGTCTTATACGTGTCGGTTGAGGAAGTTTTGATGGCACTACGCCTTTGTTTTTCCGATGATTTAAGGTTCAGGACCTCTACCTTCCCCTGAGCATTTTTATTTATTTCATACTCCAACCTTTTAAGATCCAAGTCACGTTTTAAGGGTTCTTTAATTTCCAGTACGAATGGGCGACCTTTTCCCAGCATTTTTACATCAATGTCTTCTCTTCCAGCACCATGAAACTTGGATTCAGTTCCTCCTGCCATCATTAAGACCGAAGGGGATATTAACTCCTCCACGGATTCTTCATACATTTTTCCAGTGTAATTACAGCGCTCACAGCCTTTTCCCTTGCACTTCCTGCAGGGCCATTTGGTTTGGGGAATGTTTCTCACCAGTTTCCGGTAGCGACCTTCGATAAAGAGGGCATTAATTTGCAGATCAACGCGATTTCTAGAAAGATC encodes:
- a CDS encoding Zn-ribbon domain-containing OB-fold protein codes for the protein MKDIVRGWRHIPQRYNLIGSKCIHCGKVYFPVRVICPECRRKGKLEEIKLSGKGRIHTYSVIHTPTDDFKLISPYVVAIIELEEGTRITSQIVDSDGDNIEIGDEVEVVFRKIREEGDDGVISYGYKFKLK
- a CDS encoding DUF655 domain-containing protein, whose translation is MEDYAIILDFLPLGYVDAGTTTYKRKPVAQAIGTEEFTLLELTPKDNMTLTILQKVYIGAGKRDEISRVNRRIPYEKLTSTAKIELNYVIEEIIRDKEDKFVYFFNESGPISLRLHQIELLPGIGKKHMTDILQARKEGPFESFDDIKKRVPMISDPVKLISKRIVMELESHEAKGKRKYTIFTRPPKRKTQP
- a CDS encoding HemK2/MTQ2 family protein methyltransferase; amino-acid sequence: MLEYNGLFINTHPQVYEPAEDSLLLANTLELSRKDVVLEIGTGTGIIAISAARKVARVVATDINPWAIHCASKNLIANRAFNVELREGNLFEPVQGEKFDLIVFNTPYLPTEEDEMLDDDLNSAWDGGINGREIIDKFLDGLRGHIREGGRVQLVQSSLSDVDRTLERLEQIGFQASVIAVEKCFFEEIVVISGKLGP
- the thiL gene encoding thiamine-phosphate kinase, translating into MPSNKLKISDIGEKRLIKRLLSQSQKSIPHSPFFKNFFNNNSLKSLEDDAAILSMGDQYLVITSDLLFQPSHFPPEMSPLEMGMKSVVVNLSDLAAMGARPLGIIMSMGLPPDLPLEDFDLLVEGILKTCENYDIALLGGDTNQTDEITLCGTALGMVDREKLLMKSGAREGDLVAVTGTLGSAAAGFEVLLSDELVMDALNLKEKDKILKKALQPIARVEESMKLSENKATSCTDITDGLVSEMGEIIAASDQKIGIRFYEDKIPTRPILDVVARISGKNSQEMVLYYGEDFELLFTINPQDFSSLQGEIEVHAIGEVTSSGRIEMIDKDGKTNILVPRGYEHLHKS
- the cfbA gene encoding sirohydrochlorin nickelochelatase, coding for MATNSNSNDVGVILVGHGSRLPYGKDVLSQLAEIYKKNTEYPVEIGFMNMSKPSIPTSINKLADMGVKKIVVTPVFLADGVHTTQDIPRILGLDNGNENLEHNHHHDHDHDGEEEHVHFHGEIIYTKPLGADSRIADIIKDRVDNAL
- the amrS gene encoding AmmeMemoRadiSam system radical SAM enzyme; amino-acid sequence: MKKEAMLYEKVGPMLNCHVCNRRCLISRGKRGFCNMRENIEDTLYSLNYAAASSIAVDPIEKKPLFHFYPGTSSFSLGTLGCNFRCRYCQNWSISQAELEDIPTRELPPEEAIKLTKEYNCFSISWTYNEPTMWFEYTYDSAILAQKADIKTVYVTNGYMSQEALELITPFLDAANVDLKGMSERFYKELCDARLQPVLDNIQTMYENGIHLEVTNLIIPGYNDSEDDLKVLVKFMAEEVGVEVPLHFSRFHPDYQLNQVQPTPIKTLEKARDMAREAGMRYVYIGNVPGHDGENTRCYECEELLIQRDGFKVVDKGLKKNKCPHCGAPIDIVD
- the rsmA gene encoding 16S rRNA (adenine(1518)-N(6)/adenine(1519)-N(6))-dimethyltransferase RsmA, which codes for MLSRETIKILKKHQIRLNKRKSQHYLVSSSILDRIIRKAEPSVNDTILDIGAGIGTLTIPLSEMARKVVAIEQDPQIASILRERLEEKGITNVDVLEGDATRLELPPFNKVVSNLPYKISSPITFRLLEYDFDFGILMYQLEFADRMVAKPGESKYSRLSVMINLKAEAEKLFTVPKGAFLPPPRVSSAVVKLTPKKDVKLDEFMLNITRALFQHKRKKAKKALLDSYHEWAPDKKFAKEMLSRLDSELMDERPFQMESENIIQITHELKKLIKSD
- a CDS encoding RNA polymerase Rpb4 family protein, encoding MIGKKVLKTDPIPFCQAKDLLEERAKVQELSYEQNLAMDHVTKFSKISVKSAQKMIAELEEIIKTNQAVKMADIMPEDMADMRLMFSKERGAHKKEDLDKILDIINKYRE
- a CDS encoding carboxymuconolactone decarboxylase family protein; its protein translation is MEKNPYEIFQKECPDLAESFNKLVEVQRSMEGLDAKTKQLINIAIQTANSNPLGVQLHAQIARKSGASREEVKEAVVMNLHLSGLSKVLNCLPAALDGYG
- a CDS encoding UbiD family decarboxylase encodes the protein MREFLKTLEDDSRVLEIEEKVSTYLQICEIMRKYPKDTLIFQNIRETEMKIVSGICNTREKISQAMGVEVSGITQRIVEATENPVPIDKYQDAKKFFDISKKPDMTELPVPTYYKKDGGPYITAGVIIAKDPDTGVRNASIHRMLVLGADKLTARIVPRHLYTYHQRAERNGEPLEIAIAIGMDPATLLATTTSVSIATDELEVANNFQNGEMGLINCETVDLEVPECEILMEGKILPYERAEEGPFVDLTDTYDVVRQEPVIELDRVHYRDNSLYHAIMPAGNEHKLLQGLPQEPRIFQAVQNTVPTVKHVVLTGGGCCWLHAAVSIQKQTQGDGKNVIMAALAAHPSLKHCVVVDEDVNVFDPEDLEYAIATRVKGDEDIIIVPLARGSSLDPCAAPDGTTTKVGVDATKPLDKKEKFERVSQTL
- the purE gene encoding 5-(carboxyamino)imidazole ribonucleotide mutase; amino-acid sequence: MEPKVMILLGSASDINIAEKALDALEKLEIPYDIRVASAHRTHQKVKHIVSKATEKGIEVFMGIAGLSAHLPGIIAANTYKPVIGVPVDVKLGGLDALFATVQMPLGAPVATVGVDRGENAAILAAQIIGIHDFNVRERLSSMRKDFFTKVKEDEDKLLDSLRGKYYSPPSWKSEMKDNPDETSTSPNLNPPKVAVVSGSYSDMKVAKKTTMFLDKLNISHESAVVSPIRSPDKFEKFLDINRDAEVFIAISGLSAHVTGAVVAHTEKPVLGVPCSMRLDGLDALLSMVNMPPGVPVATTGIDAGGNAAILAAEMLALGDNLIKEELLNFKGHINCKW